In the Streptomyces sp. cg36 genome, one interval contains:
- a CDS encoding S1C family serine protease gives MDGSVNRDRVRRSFPPVAAALCAAALLAGCSGSGPGAGRSAPARADAAANPAAPQKPQAPAKADGNALQADYERVIKDVLPSVVQIDAADSLGSGIVYDTQGHVVTNAHVVGGENTFKVSTATGGGSLGAKLVAAYPEQDLAVIKLDSVPKGLKPARFGDSSKVEMGQIVLAMGSPLGLSSSVTQGIVSATGRTVTESPSGGGTGATIGNMVQTSAAINPGNSGGALVNLNSEVIGIPTLAATDPDMGGSAAPGIGFAIPSSMVKTVADQIVRSGKVTDSGRAALGVTARTVVDSSYRPAGVAVVEVKRDGAADRAGLRAGDVITKVGDTDITTITSLSEALAADRPGQTVQVTYARGGAAKTVQVTLGEI, from the coding sequence ATGGATGGATCCGTGAACCGCGACCGGGTCCGCCGGTCGTTCCCGCCCGTGGCCGCGGCCCTGTGCGCCGCCGCCCTGCTGGCCGGCTGCTCCGGCTCCGGCCCGGGCGCCGGCCGCTCCGCCCCCGCGCGGGCCGACGCGGCGGCGAACCCGGCGGCCCCCCAGAAGCCGCAGGCGCCCGCGAAGGCCGACGGCAACGCCCTCCAGGCCGACTACGAGCGGGTGATCAAGGACGTACTGCCCTCGGTCGTGCAGATCGACGCGGCCGACAGCCTGGGCTCCGGGATCGTCTACGACACCCAGGGCCATGTGGTGACCAACGCGCACGTGGTGGGCGGCGAGAACACCTTCAAGGTGTCCACCGCCACCGGCGGCGGCTCGCTCGGCGCCAAGCTGGTGGCGGCCTATCCGGAGCAGGACCTGGCGGTGATCAAGCTGGACTCGGTCCCGAAGGGGCTGAAGCCGGCCAGGTTCGGCGACTCCTCGAAGGTGGAGATGGGCCAGATCGTCCTGGCCATGGGCTCCCCGCTGGGCCTGTCCAGCAGCGTCACCCAGGGCATCGTCTCGGCGACCGGCCGGACCGTGACGGAGAGCCCGTCGGGCGGCGGCACCGGCGCCACCATCGGCAACATGGTGCAGACCTCGGCGGCGATCAACCCGGGCAACAGCGGGGGCGCGCTGGTCAATCTGAACAGCGAGGTCATCGGCATCCCGACGCTGGCCGCGACCGACCCGGACATGGGCGGCAGCGCGGCCCCGGGCATCGGGTTCGCCATCCCGTCCTCGATGGTGAAGACGGTCGCCGACCAGATCGTCAGGAGCGGCAAGGTGACCGACTCGGGCCGGGCGGCGCTCGGCGTCACCGCGCGCACGGTCGTGGACTCCTCGTACCGGCCCGCGGGCGTGGCCGTCGTCGAGGTGAAGCGGGACGGGGCGGCCGACAGGGCGGGGCTGCGGGCCGGGGACGTCATCACCAAGGTCGGTGACACCGACATCACCACGATCACCTCGCTCTCCGAGGCGCTGGCCGCCGACCGGCCCGGCCAGACCGTCCAGGTGACGTACGCGCGGGGCGGCGCCGCCAAGACCGTCCAGGTCACGCTGGGCGAGATCTAG
- a CDS encoding ABC transporter ATP-binding protein, with translation MTTEPSPAKLPARDTWRALYRHFRPHRGTVVLGALLTLVGAATGLAQPLAAKALVDRLGGDEPIAGVLVLLTALVVVGTVVESFGAYVLERTAESVVLAARRTLIGRLLRLRIAETERLPPGDLMSRVTSDTTLLRAVTTQSVVSAATGGLTFLATIAMMAYMDAVLLGVTLGVIVLIGSAVALVMPQISRATARAQASVAEMSSVLERAFGAFRTVKASGAEERESAVVDAAAEDAWRHGVRSAKWQSLAGTSVGLAVQVSFLAVLGIGGARVASGAISVSTLVAFLLFLFYLIDPVSKLVQAATQYQVGSAAVARITEAERLETERLEPGPAPAPRDPAAPASVVFEEVRFRYREDLPYVHHGVSFEVPGAGMTAFVGPSGAGKTTVFGLIERFYEASGGRVLVDGRDVRDWPLAELRGAIGYVEQDSPVLAGTVRENLVFGAPDATDAEIADVLVRAKLAELVERLPEGLDTVVGHRGSKLSGGERQRVAIARALLRRPRLLLLDEATSQLDAVNELALRDVVAEAARRTTVLVVAHRLSTVTLADRIVVMEAGKVRAVGTHAELVDGDPLYGELAATQFLATA, from the coding sequence GTGACCACTGAACCCTCTCCCGCCAAACTGCCCGCCCGGGACACCTGGCGGGCCCTCTACCGGCACTTCCGGCCGCACCGGGGCACCGTCGTCCTCGGGGCGCTGCTGACGCTCGTCGGGGCCGCCACCGGGCTCGCCCAGCCACTGGCCGCCAAGGCCCTGGTGGACCGGCTCGGCGGGGACGAGCCGATCGCGGGCGTGCTCGTCCTGCTCACCGCGCTCGTGGTGGTGGGCACGGTCGTCGAGTCGTTCGGGGCGTACGTCCTGGAGCGCACCGCCGAGTCCGTGGTGCTGGCCGCCCGGCGCACCCTGATAGGCCGGCTGCTGCGGCTGCGGATCGCGGAGACCGAGCGGCTGCCCCCGGGCGACCTGATGTCCCGGGTGACCTCCGACACCACGCTGCTGCGCGCGGTCACCACCCAGTCGGTGGTCTCGGCGGCCACCGGCGGGCTGACCTTCCTCGCGACGATCGCGATGATGGCGTACATGGACGCGGTGCTGCTCGGCGTCACGCTCGGCGTGATCGTCCTGATCGGCTCGGCGGTGGCGCTGGTGATGCCGCAGATCTCCCGGGCGACCGCGCGGGCGCAGGCGTCGGTGGCGGAGATGTCCAGCGTGCTGGAGCGGGCGTTCGGCGCCTTCCGCACGGTCAAGGCGTCCGGCGCCGAGGAGCGCGAGAGCGCCGTGGTGGACGCCGCCGCCGAGGATGCCTGGCGGCACGGGGTCCGCTCGGCCAAGTGGCAGTCGCTGGCGGGGACTTCGGTGGGCCTCGCGGTGCAGGTGTCGTTCCTGGCGGTGCTGGGGATCGGCGGCGCGCGGGTCGCCTCGGGGGCGATCTCGGTCTCCACCCTGGTGGCGTTCCTGCTCTTCCTGTTCTATCTGATCGACCCGGTCTCCAAGCTGGTGCAGGCGGCCACCCAGTACCAGGTCGGCTCGGCGGCGGTGGCCCGCATCACGGAGGCCGAACGGCTGGAGACCGAGCGGCTGGAGCCGGGGCCGGCTCCGGCGCCGCGGGACCCCGCCGCGCCCGCCTCGGTGGTCTTCGAGGAGGTGCGCTTCCGCTACCGCGAGGACCTGCCGTACGTCCACCACGGGGTCTCCTTCGAGGTGCCGGGCGCCGGGATGACCGCCTTCGTGGGGCCCTCGGGCGCGGGCAAGACGACCGTGTTCGGGCTGATCGAGCGGTTCTACGAGGCGAGCGGCGGGCGGGTGCTGGTGGACGGCCGGGACGTGCGCGACTGGCCGCTGGCCGAGCTGCGCGGCGCCATCGGATACGTGGAGCAGGACTCCCCCGTACTGGCCGGGACCGTCCGCGAGAACCTGGTGTTCGGGGCGCCGGACGCGACGGACGCGGAGATCGCCGACGTCCTCGTACGGGCGAAGCTGGCCGAGCTGGTGGAGCGGCTGCCGGAGGGTCTGGACACCGTCGTGGGGCACCGCGGTTCCAAGCTGTCGGGCGGTGAGCGCCAGCGCGTGGCGATCGCCCGCGCGCTGCTGCGCAGGCCCCGGCTGCTGCTCCTGGACGAGGCGACCTCGCAGCTGGACGCCGTCAACGAGCTGGCGCTGCGGGACGTGGTGGCCGAGGCGGCCCGCCGTACGACGGTCCTGGTGGTGGCGCACCGGCTGTCCACGGTGACCCTCGCGGACCGGATCGTGGTCATGGAGGCCGGGAAGGTGCGCGCGGTGGGCACCCACGCCGAACTCGTGGACGGGGACCCGCTGTACGGGGAGCTGGCGGCGACCCAGTTCCTGGCGACCGCCTGA
- a CDS encoding class I SAM-dependent methyltransferase, which translates to MRNTVRQELVARQLDEQIAARFPVGQRLRVLDVGTGQGTQALRLARAGHTVTGLESDPEMLRVAREALSTEPEGIRERVRLIQGDGNETGVHFLPGSFDVVLCHGVLMYVQEPDAMLAGLARMLAPGGLLSLLVRNADALAMRPGLAGDWTGALASFDADTDAYTNRLGLSVRADRLETLTRTLDGIAAPLHAWYGVRVFTDNVPNEVQLPAADELDRLLAAEDRAGRTDPYRRVAALLHLCGVRG; encoded by the coding sequence CTGCGCAACACCGTGCGCCAGGAGCTCGTGGCCCGTCAGCTCGACGAGCAGATAGCCGCCCGGTTCCCGGTGGGCCAGCGGCTGCGGGTCCTCGACGTGGGTACGGGGCAGGGCACCCAGGCCCTGCGCCTGGCCCGCGCCGGGCACACCGTCACCGGCCTGGAGTCCGACCCCGAGATGCTGCGGGTGGCCCGTGAGGCGCTCTCCACCGAGCCGGAGGGCATCCGCGAGCGGGTCCGCCTGATCCAGGGCGACGGCAACGAGACCGGGGTGCACTTCCTGCCCGGCTCCTTCGACGTGGTCCTCTGCCACGGCGTGCTGATGTACGTCCAGGAGCCGGACGCGATGCTCGCGGGCCTGGCCCGGATGCTGGCGCCCGGCGGGCTGCTGTCGCTGCTCGTGCGGAACGCCGACGCGCTGGCCATGCGGCCGGGGCTGGCCGGCGACTGGACGGGCGCCCTCGCGTCCTTCGACGCCGACACCGACGCCTACACCAACCGGCTCGGGCTCTCCGTGCGGGCCGACCGGCTGGAGACGCTGACCCGGACGCTGGACGGGATCGCGGCGCCGCTGCACGCCTGGTACGGGGTGCGGGTCTTCACCGACAACGTGCCCAACGAGGTGCAGCTGCCCGCGGCGGACGAGCTGGACCGGCTGCTGGCCGCCGAGGACCGGGCCGGGCGCACCGACCCCTACCGGCGGGTCGCGGCCCTGCTCCACCTCTGCGGCGTACGGGGGTAG
- a CDS encoding DUF3043 domain-containing protein, with protein sequence MFRSRSKEEKAPTDKVTADLSTQPRDPEAPKGRPTPKRSEAQTQRRRASTAPTDRKEAAKRQREARRADLAKQREALANGDQRYLPGRDKGPVRKFVRDYVDSRFCVAEFFLPMAVIILVLSMVRIGSLQNIALLLWLVVIVLIVLDSIGMAFRLKKQLRERFADQPTKGAVAYGLMRTLQMRRLRLPKPQVKRGERP encoded by the coding sequence GTGTTCCGTAGCCGTTCCAAGGAAGAGAAGGCCCCCACCGACAAGGTGACGGCGGACCTCTCCACGCAGCCCCGCGACCCCGAGGCCCCCAAGGGTCGGCCCACGCCCAAGCGGAGTGAGGCCCAGACCCAGCGCCGCCGTGCGTCGACCGCACCCACCGACCGCAAGGAGGCCGCCAAGCGCCAGCGCGAGGCCCGCCGAGCCGATCTGGCCAAGCAGCGGGAGGCGCTCGCCAACGGCGACCAGCGCTACCTGCCGGGCCGCGACAAGGGTCCCGTGCGCAAGTTCGTGCGCGACTACGTCGACTCGCGGTTCTGCGTCGCCGAGTTCTTCCTGCCGATGGCAGTGATCATCCTGGTGCTCTCGATGGTCCGGATCGGCAGCCTGCAGAACATCGCGCTGCTGCTGTGGCTCGTGGTGATCGTGCTGATCGTGCTCGACTCCATCGGCATGGCCTTCCGGCTGAAGAAGCAGCTCCGGGAGCGCTTCGCCGACCAGCCGACCAAGGGCGCGGTGGCGTACGGCCTGATGCGTACGCTCCAGATGCGCCGGCTTCGTCTGCCGAAGCCGCAGGTCAAGCGCGGGGAACGACCCTGA
- a CDS encoding PspA/IM30 family protein — MSGVMKRMGMIFRAKANKALDRAEDPRETLDYSYQKQLELLQKVRRGVADVATSRKRLELQLNQLQSQSTKLEDQGRKALALGREDLAREALTRRASLQQQVTDLETQHQTLQGEEEKLTLAAQRLQAKVDAFRTKKETIKATYTAAQAQTRIAESFSGISEEMSDVGMAIQRAEDKTAQLQARAGAIDELLASGALDDQSGLQKDDLQAELDRISGGTDVELELQRMKAELTGGTPNQQAIEGGAAAPQDRPQQQTPRFDKQ; from the coding sequence ATGAGCGGTGTCATGAAGCGTATGGGGATGATCTTCCGCGCGAAGGCGAACAAGGCCCTTGACCGGGCCGAGGACCCGCGCGAGACCCTCGACTACTCGTACCAGAAGCAGCTGGAGCTGCTCCAGAAGGTGCGCCGGGGCGTCGCCGACGTGGCGACCTCCCGCAAGCGGCTCGAACTGCAGCTGAACCAGCTCCAGAGCCAGTCCACCAAGCTGGAGGACCAGGGCCGCAAGGCGCTGGCGCTCGGCCGCGAGGACCTGGCCCGCGAGGCGCTGACCCGCCGCGCCTCCCTCCAGCAGCAGGTCACCGATCTGGAGACGCAGCACCAGACGCTCCAGGGCGAGGAGGAGAAGCTCACCCTGGCGGCCCAGCGGCTCCAGGCCAAGGTCGACGCCTTCCGCACCAAGAAGGAGACGATCAAGGCGACCTACACGGCGGCCCAGGCGCAGACCCGGATCGCCGAGTCCTTCTCGGGCATCTCCGAGGAGATGAGCGACGTCGGCATGGCCATCCAGCGGGCCGAGGACAAGACCGCGCAGCTCCAGGCGCGGGCCGGCGCGATCGACGAGCTGCTGGCCTCCGGCGCCCTCGACGACCAGTCCGGCCTCCAGAAGGACGACCTCCAGGCCGAGCTCGACCGCATCTCCGGTGGTACGGATGTAGAGCTGGAGCTGCAGCGGATGAAGGCCGAGCTCACCGGAGGGACGCCGAACCAGCAGGCCATCGAGGGCGGCGCCGCCGCCCCGCAGGACCGTCCGCAGCAGCAGACCCCCCGCTTCGACAAGCAGTAG
- a CDS encoding sensor histidine kinase → MTFARIHGWLRAHPLAGDAALAAVVLVCLLVGSFADPHGSNGPVFGTRTPSATALVLVTLAGVALVARRRNPLAVLACTSAVTVLDLLAGNSPAPIAISPVVALYTVAAHTDRATTYRVGIATMGVLTTTAMVFGDAPWYAQENVAVLAWTGLAATAGDAVRSRRAIVESIRERAERAERTREEEARRRVAEERLRIARDLHDVVAHHIALVNVQAGVAAHVMDKRPDQAKEALAHVREASRSALNELRATVGLLRQSGDPEAPTEPAPGLALLDDLLEGFGRAGLTVELAPLAPEVREGLPAAVDLAAYRVIQEALTNVHKHAGPGAKAEVSVVRVGPNAEVTIIDNGTGTDARAPGGSSGGGHGLLGMRERVGALGGSCSAGPRYGGGFRVQAILPVKTADPARAPRTRRTAEWARTAAEGPGEGCA, encoded by the coding sequence GTGACGTTCGCCCGCATTCACGGCTGGCTCAGGGCCCACCCGCTGGCGGGTGACGCGGCCCTCGCCGCCGTCGTCCTCGTCTGCCTGCTGGTCGGCTCCTTCGCCGATCCGCACGGCTCCAACGGCCCGGTGTTCGGCACCCGCACGCCCAGCGCGACCGCGCTCGTCCTGGTGACGCTGGCGGGCGTCGCCCTGGTGGCGCGCCGCCGCAACCCGCTCGCCGTCCTCGCCTGCACCAGCGCCGTCACCGTCCTCGACCTGCTCGCGGGCAACTCCCCGGCGCCCATCGCGATCAGCCCGGTCGTCGCGCTGTACACGGTCGCGGCGCACACCGACCGCGCCACCACCTACCGCGTCGGCATCGCCACCATGGGCGTCCTCACCACCACCGCCATGGTCTTCGGCGACGCCCCCTGGTACGCCCAGGAGAACGTCGCCGTCCTCGCCTGGACCGGCCTCGCCGCCACCGCCGGGGACGCCGTCCGCAGCCGCCGCGCCATCGTGGAGTCCATCCGCGAGCGCGCCGAGCGGGCCGAGCGCACCCGCGAGGAGGAGGCCCGGCGCCGGGTCGCCGAGGAGCGCCTGCGCATCGCCCGCGACCTGCACGACGTGGTGGCCCACCACATCGCGCTGGTCAACGTGCAGGCCGGGGTCGCCGCCCACGTCATGGACAAGCGTCCCGACCAGGCCAAGGAGGCCCTCGCGCACGTCCGCGAGGCGAGCCGCTCGGCGCTGAACGAGCTGCGCGCCACCGTCGGCCTGCTGCGCCAGTCCGGCGACCCGGAGGCCCCCACCGAGCCGGCCCCCGGCCTCGCCCTCCTGGACGACCTGCTGGAGGGCTTCGGCCGGGCGGGCCTGACGGTCGAGCTCGCGCCGCTCGCGCCGGAGGTGCGGGAGGGGCTGCCGGCGGCCGTGGACCTCGCCGCGTACCGGGTGATCCAAGAGGCGCTCACCAATGTGCACAAGCACGCCGGACCCGGCGCGAAGGCCGAGGTCAGCGTGGTGCGGGTGGGCCCCAACGCGGAGGTCACCATCATCGACAACGGCACCGGCACCGACGCCCGCGCGCCCGGCGGGAGCAGCGGCGGCGGGCACGGTCTGCTCGGGATGCGCGAGCGGGTCGGCGCGCTCGGCGGCAGCTGCTCGGCGGGACCCCGCTACGGCGGCGGCTTCCGGGTGCAGGCGATACTGCCGGTCAAGACGGCCGACCCGGCCCGCGCCCCCCGGACCCGCAGAACGGCCGAGTGGGCGCGGACGGCGGCCGAGGGCCCGGGGGAAGGCTGCGCATGA
- a CDS encoding response regulator, whose translation MTIRVVLADDQALLRSAFRVLVDSEPGMHVVGEASDGAEAVAVARSTRADVVLMDIRMPGTDGLAATRMISADPDLADVHVVMLTTFEVDEYVVQSLRAGASGFLGKGAEPDELLNAIRIAAAGEALLSPAATKGLIATFLAQGGSWDGTGEPPGAHAERLAALTGREREVLVQVAGGLSNDEIAERLVVSPLTVKTHVNRAMAKLGARDRAQLVVIAYESGLVRPRVE comes from the coding sequence ATGACGATCAGGGTGGTACTCGCGGACGACCAGGCGCTGCTGCGCTCCGCCTTTCGCGTACTGGTGGACTCCGAGCCGGGGATGCACGTGGTGGGCGAGGCGTCGGACGGGGCCGAGGCGGTCGCGGTGGCCCGCTCCACCCGGGCCGACGTGGTCCTGATGGACATCCGGATGCCCGGCACCGACGGCCTGGCCGCCACCCGGATGATCAGCGCGGACCCGGACCTCGCCGACGTCCACGTGGTCATGCTGACGACCTTCGAGGTCGACGAGTACGTGGTGCAGTCGCTGCGCGCGGGCGCCTCCGGCTTCCTCGGCAAGGGCGCCGAGCCGGACGAGCTGCTGAACGCGATCCGGATCGCCGCGGCGGGCGAGGCCCTGCTGTCGCCCGCGGCCACCAAGGGGCTGATCGCCACCTTCCTCGCCCAGGGCGGCAGCTGGGACGGCACCGGCGAGCCGCCCGGCGCCCACGCCGAGCGGCTGGCGGCCCTGACCGGCCGCGAGCGGGAGGTCCTGGTCCAGGTGGCCGGTGGCCTGTCCAACGACGAGATCGCCGAGCGCCTGGTGGTGAGCCCGCTCACGGTGAAGACCCACGTCAACCGGGCGATGGCCAAACTGGGCGCCCGCGACCGGGCCCAACTGGTGGTCATCGCCTACGAGTCGGGCCTGGTGCGGCCGAGGGTCGAATAG
- the nadA gene encoding quinolinate synthase NadA, which yields MTTAQPLDVQPTPLALLLLGREADPKSERGVECPGDLPSPSDPDLVARARAAKEKLGDKVFILGHHYQRDEVIEFADVTGDSFKLARDAAARPEAEYIVFCGVHFMAESADILTSDDQKVVLPDLAAGCSMADMATAEQVAECWDVLTEAGIAEQVVPVSYMNSSADIKAFTGKHGGTICTSSNAKKALEWAFEQGEKVLFLPDQHLGRNTAVRDMGMSLDDCVLYNPHKPNGGLTAEELRNAKMILWRGHCSVHGRFSLDSVNDVRERIPGVNVLVHPECRHEVVAAADYVGSTEYIIKALEAAPAGSKWAIGTELNLVRRLANRFAPEGKEIVFLDKTVCFCSTMNRIDLPHLVWALESLADGKLINRIQVDPETESFAKLALERMLALP from the coding sequence GTGACCACCGCCCAACCCCTGGATGTCCAGCCGACGCCGCTCGCCCTGCTCCTGCTCGGCCGCGAGGCCGACCCGAAGAGCGAGCGCGGTGTGGAGTGCCCCGGCGACCTGCCGTCGCCCTCCGACCCCGACCTCGTGGCGCGCGCCCGCGCGGCCAAGGAGAAGCTCGGGGACAAGGTGTTCATCCTCGGCCACCACTACCAGCGCGACGAGGTCATCGAGTTCGCCGACGTCACCGGTGACTCGTTCAAGCTGGCCCGGGACGCGGCGGCCAGGCCGGAGGCCGAGTACATCGTCTTCTGCGGTGTGCACTTCATGGCCGAGTCCGCGGACATCCTGACCTCCGACGACCAGAAGGTCGTCCTGCCCGACCTGGCCGCCGGCTGCTCGATGGCCGACATGGCCACCGCCGAGCAGGTCGCCGAGTGCTGGGACGTGCTGACCGAGGCCGGGATCGCCGAGCAGGTGGTGCCCGTCTCGTACATGAACTCCTCCGCGGACATCAAGGCGTTCACCGGCAAGCACGGCGGCACGATCTGCACCTCCTCCAACGCCAAGAAGGCGCTGGAGTGGGCGTTCGAGCAGGGCGAGAAGGTGCTCTTCCTGCCGGACCAGCACCTGGGCCGCAACACCGCCGTCCGCGACATGGGCATGTCCCTGGACGACTGCGTGCTCTACAACCCGCACAAGCCGAACGGCGGCCTGACCGCCGAGGAGCTGCGGAACGCGAAGATGATCCTGTGGCGCGGCCACTGCTCGGTGCACGGCCGGTTCTCGCTGGACTCGGTCAACGACGTGCGCGAGCGGATCCCGGGCGTCAACGTCCTGGTGCACCCCGAGTGCCGCCACGAGGTCGTGGCCGCGGCGGACTACGTCGGGTCGACCGAGTACATCATCAAGGCGCTGGAGGCGGCGCCGGCCGGGTCCAAGTGGGCCATCGGTACGGAGCTGAACCTGGTACGGCGGCTGGCGAACCGGTTCGCCCCGGAGGGCAAGGAGATCGTCTTCCTCGACAAGACGGTCTGCTTCTGCTCGACCATGAACCGGATCGACCTGCCCCACCTGGTCTGGGCCCTGGAGTCGCTGGCCGACGGCAAGCTCATCAACCGGATCCAGGTGGACCCGGAGACCGAGAGCTTCGCGAAGCTGGCGCTGGAGCGGATGCTCGCGCTGCCGTAA
- a CDS encoding iron-sulfur cluster assembly accessory protein — protein sequence MSVSDETTTVSDGILLSDAAAAKVKALLDQEGREDLALRVAVQPGGCSGLRYQLFFDERSLDGDVVKDFGGVKVVTDRMSAPYLGGASIDFVDTIEKQGFTIDNPNATGSCACGDSFN from the coding sequence ATGTCCGTATCGGACGAGACCACCACTGTGAGCGACGGCATCCTCCTGTCCGACGCCGCCGCGGCCAAGGTCAAGGCCCTCCTTGACCAGGAAGGCCGGGAGGACCTGGCGCTGCGCGTCGCCGTCCAGCCCGGCGGCTGCTCCGGCCTGCGCTACCAGCTCTTCTTCGACGAGCGTTCGCTCGACGGCGATGTCGTCAAGGACTTCGGCGGCGTCAAGGTCGTCACCGACCGCATGAGCGCCCCGTACCTGGGCGGCGCCTCCATCGACTTCGTGGACACCATCGAGAAGCAGGGCTTCACGATCGACAACCCGAACGCGACGGGCTCCTGCGCCTGCGGCGACTCCTTCAACTAA
- a CDS encoding carbohydrate kinase family protein, with the protein MRIAVTGSIATDHLMTFPGRFADQLVADQLHTVSLSFLVDNLDVRRGGVGANICFGMGQLGTEPILVGAAGSDFDEYRAWLDRHGVDTDSVRISEVLHTARFVCTTDADHNQIGSFYTGAMSEARQIELQSVAERVGGLDLVLIGADDPEAMLRHTEECKTRGIPFAADFSQQIARMSGDDIRTLLEGAKYLFSNEYEKGLIESKTGWSDEEILGKVGYRVTTLGSRGVRIERVGEDPIEVGCAEEEAKVDPTGVGDAFRAGFLSGLSWGVGHERAAQVGCMLATLVIETLGTQEYTLRRAHFMDRFTKAYGDEAAAEVQGFLA; encoded by the coding sequence GTGCGTATCGCAGTCACCGGCTCCATCGCCACCGACCACCTCATGACCTTCCCCGGCCGATTCGCCGACCAGCTGGTCGCCGATCAGCTGCACACGGTCTCCCTCTCCTTCCTCGTCGACAACCTCGACGTGCGCCGGGGCGGTGTCGGCGCGAACATCTGCTTCGGAATGGGGCAGCTCGGCACCGAGCCCATCCTGGTCGGGGCCGCCGGCTCCGACTTCGACGAGTACCGCGCCTGGCTCGACCGGCACGGTGTGGACACCGACTCGGTCCGCATCTCCGAGGTCCTGCACACCGCCCGCTTCGTGTGCACCACGGACGCCGACCACAACCAGATCGGCTCCTTCTACACGGGCGCGATGAGCGAGGCCCGCCAGATCGAGCTCCAGTCCGTGGCCGAGCGGGTGGGCGGCCTGGACCTGGTGCTGATCGGCGCCGACGACCCCGAGGCGATGCTGCGGCACACCGAGGAGTGCAAGACCCGCGGGATCCCGTTCGCGGCCGACTTCTCGCAGCAGATCGCCCGGATGTCCGGCGACGACATCCGCACCCTGCTCGAAGGCGCCAAGTACCTCTTCTCCAACGAGTACGAGAAGGGGCTCATCGAGTCCAAGACCGGCTGGAGCGACGAGGAGATCCTCGGCAAGGTCGGCTACCGGGTCACCACCCTCGGCTCCCGGGGCGTGCGCATCGAGCGGGTCGGCGAGGACCCGATCGAGGTCGGCTGCGCCGAGGAGGAGGCCAAGGTCGACCCGACCGGCGTCGGCGACGCGTTCCGCGCGGGCTTCCTGTCCGGGCTGTCCTGGGGCGTCGGCCACGAGCGGGCCGCGCAGGTCGGCTGCATGCTGGCGACGCTGGTCATCGAGACCCTGGGCACCCAGGAGTACACCCTGCGCCGCGCCCACTTCATGGACCGCTTCACCAAGGCGTACGGCGACGAGGCGGCGGCCGAGGTCCAGGGCTTCCTGGCCTGA